A part of Planococcus sp. MB-3u-03 genomic DNA contains:
- a CDS encoding AI-2E family transporter, translated as MSGIGNVFGIVTTTVLALITTPFILFYLLKDGHHLPYHIMKFVPSHMREQTYRLLREMNMQISQYIRGQLLVAFFVGLMFWIGLSIIGLEYALTLGILAGALNLIPFLGTFIAVIPIIIIAIVLHPPLMLLKVLIVFIIEQTLEGRVVQPLVLGSSLNIHPVTIIAVLLTAGSLFGLPGVIIGIPAYAVLKVVLVHLFKWYQSYTGMYADDYNPAPKPLVSEKKKKKLLKRKNKMT; from the coding sequence GTGAGCGGCATCGGCAATGTATTCGGCATCGTAACGACGACCGTCTTGGCCTTGATCACGACGCCTTTTATCTTGTTCTATTTATTGAAGGACGGCCATCATCTGCCGTATCATATTATGAAATTTGTGCCTTCGCATATGCGGGAACAGACCTACCGCTTGCTGCGCGAAATGAATATGCAGATCAGCCAGTATATCCGCGGCCAGCTGCTCGTCGCATTTTTTGTCGGGCTGATGTTCTGGATCGGCTTGAGCATCATCGGCCTGGAGTATGCATTGACGCTTGGGATTTTGGCGGGTGCCTTGAATTTGATTCCATTTCTCGGGACTTTTATCGCAGTCATTCCGATCATCATCATCGCCATCGTACTGCATCCACCGCTCATGCTTTTGAAAGTGCTGATTGTGTTCATTATCGAACAGACGTTGGAAGGGCGCGTTGTGCAGCCGCTAGTTCTCGGAAGCAGCTTGAATATCCATCCGGTGACGATCATCGCCGTGCTGCTGACAGCTGGGAGCTTATTCGGTTTGCCCGGCGTCATCATCGGGATACCGGCCTATGCAGTTCTCAAAGTAGTTCTCGTGCATTTATTCAAATGGTATCAATCCTATACCGGCATGTATGCCGATGATTACAATCCAGCGCCGAAGCCTTTGGTTTCCGAAAAGAAAAAGAAAAAGTTGCTGAAACGGAAGAACAAAATGACTTAA
- a CDS encoding response regulator: MNATLHILIIEDDFRVAGINAELAGQVTGYEAALIAKTGDEAMAFLEKASPLPDVILLDVFIPDRSGLELFWDIRRQYPQIAIIMVTAANEIETIAATVRGGAFDYLLKPVDFERFAQALERFRDQRLVLSASLDWQQSDLDRLFGVSAPQAAQTEDNGEELPKGIDQLTLDGVRDFLNASSPEGANAMEAGKAVGISRSTARRYLEHLVASNEAKAQLNYGEIGRPERRYVPWTK; the protein is encoded by the coding sequence ATGAACGCAACTCTTCACATCCTGATTATCGAAGACGATTTCCGCGTGGCGGGCATCAACGCCGAACTGGCCGGACAAGTCACTGGCTATGAAGCTGCTTTGATCGCCAAAACAGGCGACGAAGCCATGGCTTTTTTAGAGAAGGCATCTCCACTTCCCGATGTAATCCTGCTTGATGTTTTTATTCCGGACCGCTCGGGGCTGGAACTGTTTTGGGATATCCGCCGACAGTATCCTCAAATCGCCATCATCATGGTGACTGCCGCCAATGAAATTGAAACGATTGCAGCAACCGTTCGCGGCGGGGCGTTCGATTATTTATTGAAACCTGTCGACTTCGAGCGGTTCGCGCAAGCCTTGGAACGCTTCCGCGATCAGCGGCTGGTCCTCTCTGCCTCATTGGACTGGCAGCAAAGCGACCTCGATCGCCTGTTCGGCGTGTCCGCTCCACAAGCGGCTCAAACAGAAGACAATGGCGAAGAACTTCCGAAAGGCATCGACCAATTGACTTTGGACGGCGTCCGCGACTTTTTGAACGCTTCTTCACCTGAAGGGGCCAATGCCATGGAGGCCGGCAAGGCGGTCGGCATCAGCCGCTCCACCGCCAGGCGCTACCTGGAGCATCTAGTCGCAAGTAATGAAGCGAAAGCGCAATTGAATTATGGGGAAATCGGCCGCCCTGAACGCCGCTACGTCCCGTGGACAAAATGA
- a CDS encoding CitMHS family transporter, whose translation MLSIIALFTIIIIVALLISNKITPIVALVLVPIVAAFVAGFSFAEIGDFFNSGVESVISVVIMFIFAILFFGIMQDVGLFDPLINKMIAVSKGNVIAVAVGTVVIAAVAQLDGSGASTFLITIPALLPLYKRLKMNPYLLLLLVGTSASIMNMLPWAGPLGRTAAVLGMDVTELWRPLIKVQVIGLILLIALAVLLAMREKRLIARRGDFNKEIFEEADPLDVTAQDEKSQKAAALRRPKLLWANTILALAVIGVLVWGVIPAGLAFMIGVSIALPLNYPDMKDQMDRIKDHAPNALLMAAIILAAGSFLGILEGTLMLDSIASDLVTILPAFVIPYLHLIIGFFGVPFDLLLSTDAYYFALFPIVEQVVTGAGVSSLTAAYAMIIGNIIGTFVSPFSPALWLALGLAGLEMGRHIRYSLPIMWGFSIVLLAVSVLVGVV comes from the coding sequence ATGTTAAGCATTATTGCCTTATTTACAATCATCATCATTGTGGCACTTCTTATCAGCAATAAAATCACGCCGATCGTCGCACTTGTGCTCGTGCCGATTGTGGCTGCCTTTGTCGCGGGCTTCAGCTTTGCGGAAATCGGCGACTTCTTCAATAGCGGCGTCGAATCGGTCATCAGCGTCGTCATCATGTTCATCTTCGCCATTCTTTTCTTCGGCATCATGCAAGATGTCGGTTTGTTCGATCCGTTGATCAATAAAATGATCGCTGTCTCTAAAGGAAACGTCATCGCTGTCGCAGTCGGCACCGTCGTCATCGCTGCGGTCGCACAACTCGACGGATCCGGCGCTTCCACTTTCCTGATCACCATACCAGCACTGCTTCCGCTTTATAAGCGTTTGAAAATGAATCCTTATCTCCTGCTATTGCTGGTCGGTACTTCGGCGAGCATCATGAATATGCTGCCGTGGGCTGGACCGCTCGGCCGCACCGCTGCCGTTCTTGGCATGGACGTAACCGAATTATGGCGCCCGCTGATCAAAGTCCAAGTGATCGGGCTCATCCTGTTGATCGCCCTGGCCGTCTTGCTCGCGATGCGCGAAAAGCGCCTCATCGCAAGACGCGGTGATTTCAATAAAGAAATCTTCGAAGAAGCAGACCCACTCGATGTGACGGCTCAAGATGAAAAGTCACAAAAAGCTGCGGCCCTGCGCCGGCCGAAGCTCTTATGGGCAAATACCATCTTGGCGCTGGCCGTCATCGGTGTGCTCGTATGGGGCGTCATTCCAGCAGGCCTTGCCTTCATGATCGGCGTCAGCATCGCCTTGCCGCTCAACTACCCGGACATGAAAGACCAAATGGACCGCATCAAAGACCATGCGCCGAACGCGCTTCTTATGGCTGCGATCATCTTGGCTGCCGGTTCATTCCTCGGCATCCTGGAAGGCACTTTGATGCTCGACTCGATCGCCAGTGATTTGGTCACGATCCTGCCGGCATTCGTCATTCCTTACCTGCACTTGATCATCGGATTCTTCGGCGTGCCGTTCGATCTATTGCTCAGCACCGACGCTTATTATTTCGCCTTGTTCCCGATTGTCGAGCAAGTCGTTACAGGCGCAGGCGTGTCATCGCTGACGGCTGCTTACGCCATGATCATCGGCAATATCATCGGCACGTTCGTCAGCCCCTTCTCACCCGCCCTCTGGCTCGCACTTGGCCTGGCGGGGCTCGAGATGGGCCGCCATATCCGCTACTCGCTTCCGATTATGTGGGGCTTCAGCATCGTCTTGCTCGCCGTCTCCGTATTGGTCGGCGTCGTCTAA
- a CDS encoding SDR family NAD(P)-dependent oxidoreductase, with product MDLAGKVAVVTGGASGIGFAAAKAYLAKGAKVVIADFNEEGGKQAEESLKNDGDILFIKVDVANEESVKSMIDFAIDQFGTIDLLVSNAGIGALTETHELSYEDYHKVIAVNQDSIFFGAKHAIRHMMNNGGGAIINTSSILGSVGEGAAFAYNASKGAVNLMTKSLALQYAKHNIRVNAVAPGYVESGMVSREALGEEFYGQLVSKHPIGRLGNAEEIAHAIIFLSENDFTTGTTILVDGGYTAQ from the coding sequence ATGGATTTGGCAGGCAAAGTGGCAGTGGTGACAGGCGGGGCTTCCGGAATCGGGTTTGCAGCAGCAAAAGCATATTTGGCAAAAGGCGCAAAAGTGGTCATTGCCGACTTTAATGAAGAAGGCGGTAAACAGGCAGAAGAGAGCTTGAAGAACGATGGCGACATCTTATTCATTAAAGTGGATGTGGCAAACGAGGAGTCGGTGAAGAGCATGATCGATTTTGCGATCGATCAGTTCGGCACCATTGATTTGCTTGTAAGCAATGCCGGCATCGGCGCATTGACGGAAACCCATGAGCTGAGCTATGAAGATTACCATAAAGTCATTGCGGTCAATCAGGACAGCATTTTCTTCGGCGCGAAGCACGCAATCCGCCACATGATGAACAATGGAGGCGGCGCCATCATCAACACTTCCTCAATACTCGGAAGCGTCGGAGAAGGGGCGGCGTTTGCCTATAATGCATCAAAAGGCGCGGTCAACCTCATGACGAAATCATTAGCGCTCCAATATGCTAAGCATAATATCCGCGTCAACGCTGTTGCGCCGGGCTATGTCGAATCCGGCATGGTTAGCCGTGAAGCGCTCGGCGAAGAGTTTTACGGACAGCTGGTCAGCAAGCATCCGATCGGCCGTCTCGGCAACGCGGAGGAAATCGCCCATGCGATCATTTTCCTCAGTGAAAATGACTTCACGACCGGCACCACCATCCTGGTCGATGGGGGCTATACCGCGCAATGA
- a CDS encoding DUF1697 domain-containing protein, whose product MIYAALLRGINVGGNNKINMKELKETFEQAGMSSVKTYINSGNIVFKDARNKEQVTLVLEEAIFEHFGLRIKVLVYSFDEFSRIAQAVPPEWTNDERLKSDVLFLWDQADDERVLKQLPLKPDIDRVQYVPGAILWSVDRGQVTKSGMAKIVGTKLYKLVTVRNVNTVRKIYNLMGELEEKPPK is encoded by the coding sequence ATGATCTATGCAGCGCTGCTTCGCGGAATCAATGTCGGCGGCAATAATAAAATCAATATGAAGGAATTGAAAGAGACATTCGAACAAGCAGGCATGTCGTCAGTCAAAACCTATATCAACTCAGGGAATATCGTCTTTAAGGACGCTCGCAATAAAGAACAAGTGACGCTTGTTTTGGAAGAGGCGATTTTTGAACATTTCGGGCTGCGCATCAAGGTGCTCGTTTATTCATTTGACGAATTCAGCCGCATTGCACAAGCGGTCCCGCCGGAATGGACCAATGATGAACGCTTGAAAAGCGATGTATTGTTTTTGTGGGACCAAGCCGATGATGAACGTGTGTTGAAACAATTGCCTTTGAAACCAGACATTGACCGCGTGCAATACGTGCCAGGGGCTATTCTTTGGTCGGTCGACCGGGGGCAGGTGACAAAAAGCGGAATGGCGAAAATCGTCGGGACCAAGCTGTACAAGCTGGTCACCGTCCGCAACGTCAACACTGTCCGGAAAATTTATAATTTAATGGGGGAACTGGAAGAAAAGCCGCCGAAATAA
- a CDS encoding LTA synthase family protein yields MKNKMKMNNYMPLFLVAVVMLWAKTYISQKTQFTLEVEGSLQEFLLAINPLGSALLLLSFSLFFKGARKYWALLVIYLGMSILLYANVVYYRFFSDFITLPTLFQTQNFGDLGGSVLTLIQPMDFLFFVDVLLLGAWMISKRTEKDMRIIKKRMALPLIAAALLISLFNLSLAESDRPDLLTRGFDRAYIVKYLGMYNYALYDTAETLKASSQRVMADSDDNTEVLNYTKSNYASPNEEYFGAAEGMNVVYLHLESFQTFLMDYELNGEEVTPFLNSMMDDPNTMYFDNFFHQTAQGKTSDAEFMLENSLFGLPKGSAFITKGQNTYQSAPAILKEKGYTSAVFHGNNGTFWNRSEIYKSFGYDHFFDIESYPNTTEADMAEYGLMDKPFFEQSAPLLESLPEPFYTKFITVAHHFPYKMDQQLATIEKGTTGDASVDNYFQTARYADEAIKQFFEQLEASGLADNTMIVMYGDHYGISDNHNEAMSEVLSKDITPVENAKLQRVPLFIHVPGMDGGINDTYGGQIDLLPTVMHLLGVETQNYVHLGTDLLSEEHEELVAFRNGDYVSPDVYSIGEAFYDPETGLPLEEEQQIEQAETLKQHGRYELQLSDEVVNGDLLRFYTPNGFTPVDTADYSYQQSVDSTE; encoded by the coding sequence ATGAAAAATAAAATGAAAATGAATAACTACATGCCCTTATTTCTCGTGGCAGTTGTCATGTTGTGGGCGAAGACTTATATCTCGCAAAAAACCCAATTCACGCTGGAAGTTGAAGGGTCGTTACAGGAATTTCTGCTGGCGATCAACCCTTTAGGCTCGGCGCTGTTATTATTGAGTTTCTCGCTGTTTTTCAAAGGAGCGCGGAAATATTGGGCGCTGCTTGTTATTTATCTCGGCATGTCGATCCTGTTGTATGCCAATGTCGTCTATTACCGGTTCTTCAGTGATTTCATTACTTTGCCGACTTTGTTCCAAACACAGAACTTCGGTGATTTGGGCGGCAGTGTCCTGACCTTGATTCAACCGATGGATTTCCTGTTCTTTGTGGACGTCTTGCTTCTCGGTGCATGGATGATTTCCAAGCGGACGGAAAAAGACATGCGCATCATCAAAAAGAGAATGGCATTGCCTTTGATCGCGGCAGCTTTATTGATTTCCCTCTTTAATTTGTCGCTCGCAGAATCGGACCGTCCCGATCTATTGACACGCGGCTTTGACCGCGCGTACATCGTCAAATATTTAGGGATGTACAATTACGCCCTATATGACACGGCGGAGACCTTGAAAGCTTCTTCCCAGCGGGTCATGGCGGACAGCGATGACAATACGGAAGTATTGAATTACACGAAATCCAATTACGCCAGCCCCAATGAAGAATATTTCGGTGCAGCGGAAGGCATGAACGTCGTCTATTTGCATCTGGAATCGTTCCAAACCTTCCTGATGGATTATGAACTGAACGGCGAAGAAGTCACGCCATTCCTGAATTCGATGATGGATGACCCGAATACGATGTACTTCGATAACTTCTTCCATCAGACGGCGCAAGGCAAAACTTCGGATGCGGAATTCATGTTGGAAAACTCCCTGTTCGGCTTGCCGAAAGGATCCGCGTTCATTACGAAAGGCCAGAATACGTATCAATCGGCTCCAGCCATCTTGAAAGAGAAAGGCTATACGTCGGCTGTATTCCACGGCAATAACGGAACGTTCTGGAATCGCTCCGAAATCTACAAGTCTTTCGGCTATGATCATTTCTTCGATATCGAATCATACCCGAATACGACTGAAGCCGATATGGCAGAATACGGCCTGATGGACAAGCCATTCTTTGAGCAGTCAGCACCGCTTTTGGAATCGCTGCCGGAGCCGTTCTATACGAAATTCATCACCGTGGCGCATCATTTCCCTTATAAAATGGACCAGCAACTGGCGACCATCGAAAAAGGGACGACAGGCGATGCGAGCGTCGATAATTATTTCCAGACGGCACGTTATGCAGATGAAGCAATCAAGCAATTTTTCGAACAGCTTGAAGCGTCCGGTCTTGCAGATAATACGATGATCGTCATGTATGGCGACCATTACGGCATTTCCGACAACCATAATGAAGCCATGTCTGAAGTGTTGTCAAAAGATATCACGCCAGTAGAGAACGCCAAGCTTCAGCGCGTGCCATTGTTTATCCATGTGCCTGGCATGGACGGCGGCATCAACGATACGTACGGCGGCCAGATCGACTTATTGCCGACCGTGATGCATCTGCTCGGAGTGGAAACACAGAATTACGTACATTTGGGAACCGATCTATTGTCGGAAGAACATGAAGAACTCGTCGCGTTCCGTAACGGCGATTACGTCAGCCCTGATGTCTATTCCATCGGAGAAGCGTTCTACGATCCGGAAACCGGCTTGCCGCTCGAAGAAGAACAGCAAATCGAACAAGCCGAGACCTTGAAGCAGCACGGACGATATGAATTGCAGCTATCGGATGAAGTCGTCAATGGCGACTTATTGAGATTCTACACACCGAACGGCTTCACGCCAGTCGACACGGCGGATTATTCTTACCAGCAATCCGTGGATTCGACAGAATAA
- a CDS encoding DUF998 domain-containing protein yields MAQKLTIFGAIAVFFYVFHVLLGGWLWEGYSHLHQPISDLTAQGAPDRRILTAITILYGICSIVFAASAYIVFKRFAPKVSRVGMLVFLAMHLVSITYGLFPQDAQGAPLSFTGMMHLAVTALIVPLTILAPLLIGIGLRKDRNFKVYGQYSIATGVFILIAGGTTAIFFAQGWPYFGLVERFNIGALQLWMLVSSLMLFTMKQ; encoded by the coding sequence ATGGCACAGAAACTGACGATTTTCGGAGCAATCGCTGTGTTTTTCTACGTTTTCCACGTCCTGCTTGGCGGCTGGCTGTGGGAAGGGTATAGCCATCTGCATCAGCCGATCAGCGATTTGACGGCTCAAGGGGCGCCGGACCGAAGGATACTGACCGCTATTACGATTTTGTACGGTATCTGTTCGATTGTGTTTGCGGCGAGTGCCTATATCGTATTCAAACGCTTTGCGCCGAAAGTTTCACGTGTGGGCATGCTGGTTTTTCTGGCAATGCATCTCGTGTCGATCACCTACGGCTTGTTTCCGCAAGATGCCCAGGGAGCGCCGTTGAGCTTTACCGGCATGATGCATTTGGCAGTCACGGCCTTGATCGTTCCGCTGACGATCCTGGCGCCGCTTTTGATCGGGATCGGGTTGAGAAAAGATCGCAATTTCAAAGTATACGGACAGTATTCCATCGCAACAGGCGTGTTCATCCTGATTGCCGGCGGAACGACCGCGATCTTTTTCGCCCAGGGCTGGCCGTATTTCGGTCTTGTCGAACGGTTCAATATCGGTGCGCTGCAACTATGGATGCTCGTTAGTTCACTTATGCTTTTTACTATGAAACAATAA
- a CDS encoding acetamidase/formamidase family protein, protein MNHTIELKSENLHSSFNKEYSPILTVQSGDTIETRTPDIQWGYSAHQDEERVIYSSRENEEQLGHPLIGPIAIEGAKPGMVLEVRINQNVSGWYGRNWAGGTPAWQNEKLGIADSERLQVDWTLDREQISGNCTLSGKEFSVALSPFLGLIGLAPGEAGTHRTSPPYRTGGNIDCKELVAGSSLFLPVEVEGALLSFGDGHAVQGDGENSGTAIECPMDLVNLTVVLHEEMELAMPKAKTPAGWVTFGFDEDLNEAAATALDEMVGLIQQFHSLSKTEAMALASVAVDLHVTQIVNGVKGVHAILPHGAIR, encoded by the coding sequence ATGAATCACACAATTGAGCTCAAGTCCGAAAATCTCCATTCTTCGTTCAATAAAGAATACAGCCCCATTTTGACAGTCCAATCGGGCGATACGATCGAAACGCGGACACCGGATATCCAATGGGGCTACTCAGCGCATCAGGATGAAGAACGGGTCATTTACAGTTCGCGCGAAAACGAAGAACAGCTCGGCCATCCGCTCATCGGCCCGATTGCCATTGAAGGCGCAAAGCCTGGAATGGTGCTCGAAGTGCGCATTAACCAAAATGTGTCTGGCTGGTACGGGCGCAATTGGGCGGGCGGTACGCCGGCTTGGCAAAACGAAAAGCTCGGCATCGCGGACAGCGAACGCCTCCAAGTGGACTGGACGCTGGATCGTGAGCAGATAAGCGGCAACTGCACATTGTCCGGCAAGGAATTCAGCGTCGCCTTATCGCCGTTTCTCGGGCTCATCGGCCTGGCGCCTGGAGAGGCGGGAACGCACCGCACCTCGCCGCCGTACCGGACGGGCGGCAATATCGATTGCAAGGAACTGGTCGCAGGCAGCTCGCTATTTTTGCCGGTCGAAGTCGAAGGGGCGCTGTTGTCGTTCGGCGATGGCCATGCTGTGCAAGGCGACGGTGAGAATTCGGGAACGGCGATCGAATGCCCGATGGATCTCGTCAATTTGACGGTCGTGCTCCATGAAGAAATGGAACTTGCCATGCCGAAAGCTAAAACGCCCGCCGGCTGGGTGACATTCGGTTTTGATGAAGACTTGAACGAAGCCGCAGCAACGGCTCTCGACGAAATGGTCGGCTTGATCCAGCAGTTTCATTCGCTATCAAAAACGGAAGCGATGGCGCTCGCGAGTGTCGCTGTCGACCTGCACGTCACACAGATTGTCAACGGCGTCAAAGGGGTGCACGCCATTTTGCCGCACGGTGCGATTCGTTAA
- a CDS encoding sulfurtransferase — MNDIPLIVTTDWLAEHLDDSDLRIVDATVFMKFPEAGGPPEVESGKESFAQGHIPGAVYADLLGELTDSESDLPFTVPPRDAFIDKMTELGIGDGTRTVVYDQNALVGESVAASYWASRLAWQMRYEGFDQIAILEGGLQKWQAEGRELSTTPASYPKASFSGQRRSDMLATKEDVRKAIEDEQTILIDSLSPEEYQGSHIPSSQNVFFGVHADEQSKALYDDEKLRAAFEQTGALDPTKKVITYCGGGIAATWNALLLNKLGQPNVAVYDGSMNEWTSDPSCPVIKSETR, encoded by the coding sequence ATGAATGATATTCCATTAATCGTGACAACAGACTGGCTAGCCGAACATTTGGATGACTCCGATTTGCGGATTGTGGATGCGACGGTATTCATGAAATTTCCTGAAGCCGGTGGGCCGCCGGAAGTCGAATCCGGCAAAGAGTCTTTTGCCCAAGGCCATATTCCTGGAGCGGTGTATGCTGATTTGCTCGGGGAATTGACGGACAGCGAATCAGATCTGCCGTTTACGGTCCCGCCGCGCGACGCATTTATCGACAAAATGACCGAGCTCGGCATCGGTGACGGCACCCGTACCGTCGTCTATGACCAAAACGCACTCGTCGGCGAATCAGTCGCCGCTTCTTACTGGGCATCGCGCCTGGCATGGCAAATGCGTTATGAAGGGTTCGACCAAATCGCCATTCTAGAAGGCGGCTTGCAGAAATGGCAGGCAGAAGGCCGCGAATTATCGACAACCCCAGCGTCCTATCCAAAAGCCAGCTTCTCAGGGCAGCGGCGCAGCGATATGCTCGCCACGAAAGAAGACGTCCGAAAAGCCATCGAAGACGAACAGACCATCCTCATCGACAGCCTGTCGCCGGAAGAATACCAGGGCAGCCACATCCCGAGCAGCCAAAACGTCTTTTTTGGCGTTCATGCAGACGAACAGTCGAAAGCATTATACGATGATGAAAAACTGCGTGCTGCGTTTGAGCAGACCGGCGCGCTCGACCCCACCAAAAAAGTCATCACCTATTGCGGTGGCGGCATCGCGGCAACGTGGAACGCCTTGCTGCTGAATAAACTCGGGCAACCGAATGTCGCGGTATACGACGGATCGATGAACGAATGGACAAGCGACCCGTCCTGCCCGGTGATCAAAAGCGAAACTCGCTAA